From Halapricum desulfuricans, a single genomic window includes:
- a CDS encoding glycosyltransferase family 87 protein, which translates to MESRHRGARAVLLVGILLGVGNLLYVLAASPVHVGIDYRVYHLAGSVALEGGNFYRAVPEGLAGYFHYVYPPITVFGFVPLALLGSETVGFAVHTVLTVLVGLAAVWLLVRYIERVSDTRLPWLDRGLIAAFVVGSVHSMSSLFFGQVNHHLVAALVVGFLALDADRETLAGVAFGFAAFLKVFPAAVGLWLLRRRAWRAIAAAVSFAAAGFVAGIVVFGPDLTVAYVERALVPRLSTGEFAGGLDPGATYLTIRRPISVLLPTVDPALYSVLAGLVLAPPVAYLYRTIEDREDRLVSIMGTMVAILLFFPSYPLYFVILYFPLIPLLYLLAGGRPRQLLLAGALVSSIAIRYDDLQTAFALLGETPESLLTVLRPILTFVTPGLLGTLLILAACLLQRRRKHGPQFRFRRLA; encoded by the coding sequence ATGGAGTCTCGTCACCGGGGCGCTCGCGCCGTCTTGCTGGTCGGGATCCTGCTCGGGGTCGGCAATCTGCTGTACGTCCTGGCCGCCAGTCCCGTACACGTCGGGATCGACTATCGCGTCTATCATCTCGCGGGGAGCGTCGCCCTCGAAGGCGGAAATTTCTATCGAGCCGTCCCCGAGGGCCTGGCGGGGTATTTCCATTACGTCTATCCACCGATCACCGTCTTCGGGTTTGTCCCGCTGGCGCTCCTGGGCAGTGAGACGGTCGGGTTCGCCGTCCACACCGTCCTGACAGTGCTCGTGGGACTTGCCGCGGTGTGGCTGCTCGTCCGATACATCGAGCGAGTCAGCGATACTCGCCTCCCGTGGCTCGATCGAGGTCTGATCGCGGCCTTCGTCGTCGGATCGGTCCACTCGATGTCCTCGCTGTTTTTCGGGCAGGTCAACCACCATCTTGTGGCCGCGCTGGTGGTGGGCTTCCTCGCGCTCGACGCCGACAGGGAGACGCTCGCCGGCGTCGCGTTCGGGTTCGCGGCGTTTCTGAAGGTGTTTCCGGCGGCTGTCGGGCTCTGGTTGCTCCGCCGGCGGGCCTGGCGTGCGATTGCCGCGGCCGTGAGTTTCGCCGCCGCCGGCTTCGTCGCCGGAATCGTCGTCTTCGGGCCGGATCTGACGGTCGCGTACGTCGAGCGCGCGCTCGTACCGCGGCTCTCTACCGGCGAGTTCGCGGGCGGTCTCGACCCGGGCGCGACGTATCTGACGATCCGGCGACCGATTTCAGTGTTGCTACCGACCGTCGATCCGGCGCTGTACAGCGTGCTCGCGGGGCTCGTGCTCGCGCCCCCAGTGGCGTATCTCTACCGGACGATCGAGGACCGCGAGGACCGACTCGTCTCGATCATGGGGACGATGGTCGCAATCCTGCTGTTCTTCCCGTCGTATCCGCTTTACTTTGTGATCCTCTACTTCCCGCTGATCCCCTTACTGTATCTGCTTGCAGGCGGGCGACCGCGGCAGTTGCTACTTGCCGGCGCACTCGTTTCTTCGATCGCCATCCGCTACGACGATCTTCAGACCGCGTTCGCGCTCCTCGGTGAGACACCCGAGTCGCTCCTGACTGTGCTCCGTCCGATACTAACGTTCGTGACGCCCGGTC